The following proteins are encoded in a genomic region of Clostridium kluyveri:
- a CDS encoding WG repeat-containing protein, protein MKDFFKKYCSLILTSLFLLNCIPFENSEVLASNNKKYSIIDLNLSADGIYAFENNGLAKFKKDGVYGIVDNNGAIIFTPQFSSISSFKNSYAKVSKGSKFGVINSKGDIIVQPQFKDIGDFSKEGTAAVNTGSYWGIINRFGKMIIEPEFDTVYDFENGFMRVKKDNKYGFLDSSGNILSDCIYDNAYNFQDNYAAVKKGASWGIIDDKGTFTPFNFDEIKSPSQGMVPIKEGDNWGLSDINGNIILQPKYKDISILNKNLIKVYSGSKYGIIDTNGNTILSMDYESIISNEDGVYLICKNGEYGVVNSLGKIIVQPKFDWIDNYKEGKAITKLNNTYGFIDTKGNIIYKSEFSKIYAFSEGLARVQKDNKYGFINDSGDIVIEPIFNNAYDFSEGYAAVEKNTGSSNVEDSKNINKYLKWGYIDRQNSTFISYNFNNASSFNNGCALIIKDGKCSLVKNSDIKFMPNNTTTDPFKIWTIKFSKSLQNKTTKDSEDEILNDINMTMTDNIKVTDSSGKYINVSFTFESPDTIVINPPYTGYKANATYTITVLSNGKYNIRDMDGNILKPSIVKVPFSIAN, encoded by the coding sequence TTGAAAGATTTCTTTAAAAAATATTGTAGTTTAATTCTGACTTCTCTATTTCTCTTAAATTGTATACCCTTTGAAAATTCTGAAGTACTAGCATCAAACAACAAAAAATATTCAATAATAGATTTAAATCTATCTGCAGATGGCATATATGCCTTTGAAAATAATGGTCTGGCAAAGTTTAAAAAGGATGGTGTATACGGTATTGTGGATAATAATGGGGCAATAATCTTCACTCCTCAATTTAGTTCTATATCTTCCTTCAAAAATAGCTATGCCAAGGTTTCCAAAGGATCAAAATTTGGCGTTATAAATTCAAAAGGAGATATTATAGTACAACCTCAATTTAAAGACATAGGAGATTTTTCTAAAGAGGGAACGGCTGCTGTGAATACAGGTTCTTACTGGGGTATAATAAACCGTTTTGGCAAGATGATTATAGAACCTGAATTTGACACTGTATATGATTTTGAAAATGGATTCATGCGGGTAAAAAAAGATAATAAGTATGGATTTTTAGACAGCAGCGGAAATATACTTTCAGATTGTATATATGATAACGCCTACAACTTTCAAGATAACTATGCCGCTGTAAAAAAGGGTGCTTCCTGGGGTATTATAGATGATAAAGGAACCTTTACACCCTTTAACTTTGATGAAATAAAGTCTCCTTCTCAAGGAATGGTACCTATAAAAGAAGGTGATAACTGGGGACTTTCAGATATAAATGGCAATATAATTTTACAACCTAAGTACAAAGATATATCAATCCTAAATAAAAATCTAATTAAAGTCTATAGTGGCAGCAAATATGGAATTATAGACACAAATGGCAATACAATTTTAAGTATGGATTATGAAAGTATTATATCTAATGAAGATGGTGTATACCTAATATGTAAAAATGGAGAATACGGAGTTGTAAACTCCCTGGGTAAAATAATAGTACAGCCTAAATTTGACTGGATAGATAATTATAAAGAAGGAAAAGCTATCACAAAACTCAACAATACTTATGGATTTATAGATACCAAGGGCAATATAATTTATAAATCAGAATTTAGTAAAATATATGCTTTCAGCGAAGGACTGGCCAGAGTACAGAAAGATAATAAATACGGATTTATAAACGATAGTGGAGATATAGTGATTGAACCTATATTCAATAACGCTTATGACTTTAGTGAAGGCTATGCAGCTGTTGAAAAAAACACAGGCTCTTCAAATGTTGAAGATTCAAAGAACATAAACAAATATTTAAAATGGGGATATATAGACAGACAAAATTCTACTTTTATCTCCTATAACTTTAACAATGCCTCTTCTTTTAATAATGGATGTGCACTTATTATAAAGGATGGTAAATGCAGTCTTGTAAAAAATTCTGATATAAAATTTATGCCAAACAACACCACAACAGATCCTTTTAAAATCTGGACAATAAAATTCAGTAAATCCCTTCAGAATAAAACTACTAAAGATTCTGAGGATGAAATACTAAATGATATAAATATGACTATGACAGATAATATTAAAGTTACTGACAGCAGCGGAAAATATATAAATGTATCTTTTACTTTTGAAAGTCCGGACACTATAGTAATAAATCCTCCCTATACTGGTTATAAAGCTAATGCAACCTATACCATTACAGTACTTAGCAATGGAAAATACAATATTAGAGACATGGATGGAAATATTTTAAAACCTTCTATTGTGAAAGTTCCCTTTTCAATTGCCAACTAG
- a CDS encoding Uma2 family endonuclease, with protein MAIPIKKEKYTYKDYLSWKEDKKWEIIDGEVYAMSPAPSRIHQEISGNLFFYIKTYLLDKTCKVYAAPFDVRLSDGEEDEEIKNVVQPDIAVICDEHKLDYRGAKGAPDFIIEIVSPSSTFLDYVKKLNLYGEYGVREYWIVDPKDENVLVYKVSRDDKYGKPQIYNNTDEIKVSIFDNLIIDLKKIF; from the coding sequence GTGGCCATTCCTATTAAAAAAGAAAAATATACTTATAAAGATTATTTAAGTTGGAAAGAAGATAAAAAATGGGAAATAATAGATGGCGAAGTTTATGCAATGAGTCCAGCTCCTTCAAGAATACATCAAGAAATATCAGGAAATTTATTTTTTTATATAAAGACATATTTATTAGATAAAACCTGTAAAGTATATGCAGCACCTTTTGATGTTAGATTATCTGATGGAGAGGAAGATGAAGAAATAAAAAATGTGGTTCAGCCAGATATTGCAGTTATATGTGATGAGCATAAGTTAGATTATAGAGGTGCTAAAGGAGCACCGGATTTCATAATTGAAATAGTTTCACCATCTTCAACTTTTTTAGACTATGTAAAAAAGCTTAATTTATATGGGGAGTATGGTGTCAGAGAATACTGGATTGTAGATCCTAAAGATGAAAATGTTTTAGTTTATAAAGTCAGTAGAGATGACAAGTATGGTAAACCACAAATTTACAATAATACAGATGAAATAAAGGTGAGTATTTTTGATAATTTGATCATTGATTTAAAAAAGATTTTTTAA
- a CDS encoding TolC family protein encodes MKKKLSVVIGLAMVFTIGTTCFAEEALPSSGTTETTISTDASELTNFTLDDLLKLIETNNKEIEMLDQKILLYQKQFSRDHQNAASYSDKSPSNYPAGQYASIKVLIDVVPRQDQQNIEDAENDRKETLQDIKFSLEGQYLNAVSCQRQISVINSQIENMDKQIEQTNAKIQQGQLTNDALQNLEVQKSNFIASLNTPKAQLQQYQLNIKQAINVDLNMDVTLQEIGREFVKFDDSNIQSRIDQAVNNCYDLKKITNNIDILKIQEDIYKKYSYNDATGEVNAGLQIQTAQNSIYTIQLNKRVELWNQYYTLKNSEDTVNTQQIKVDNAKMNYDIAAAKVQAGVLTQVELDSYALALESEKVNLKNAVDNYMILSDQFEYALTKDL; translated from the coding sequence TTGAAAAAAAAATTAAGTGTAGTAATTGGACTTGCCATGGTCTTTACTATTGGCACTACTTGTTTTGCAGAAGAGGCCTTACCATCATCTGGTACTACAGAGACCACTATTTCTACAGATGCTAGTGAACTTACTAATTTTACTTTGGATGATTTGTTAAAACTTATAGAGACAAATAATAAGGAAATTGAGATGCTTGATCAGAAGATACTCCTTTATCAAAAACAGTTTTCAAGAGATCATCAAAATGCAGCTTCATATAGTGATAAAAGTCCCTCTAACTATCCTGCAGGCCAGTATGCATCTATAAAGGTTTTAATAGATGTTGTACCTAGACAGGATCAGCAAAATATTGAGGATGCTGAAAATGATAGAAAAGAGACATTACAAGATATAAAATTTAGCCTGGAAGGACAATATTTAAATGCAGTAAGCTGTCAGAGACAGATAAGTGTTATAAATTCCCAGATAGAAAACATGGATAAACAAATTGAACAGACAAATGCAAAAATACAGCAGGGACAGTTAACCAATGATGCTCTTCAAAATCTTGAAGTACAAAAAAGTAATTTTATAGCTTCACTTAATACTCCAAAGGCTCAATTACAACAGTATCAATTAAATATAAAACAAGCTATAAATGTTGATTTAAATATGGATGTAACCTTACAGGAGATAGGAAGAGAATTTGTAAAATTTGATGACAGTAATATACAATCAAGAATTGATCAGGCAGTTAATAATTGCTATGACCTTAAAAAGATAACAAACAATATTGACATACTCAAAATACAGGAGGATATATACAAAAAATATTCCTATAATGATGCAACGGGAGAAGTCAATGCAGGGCTTCAAATACAGACGGCACAAAATAGTATTTATACCATTCAATTGAATAAAAGAGTAGAGTTATGGAATCAGTATTATACCCTTAAAAATAGTGAGGATACGGTAAATACACAGCAGATAAAAGTAGATAATGCAAAAATGAATTATGATATTGCGGCAGCTAAAGTTCAGGCAGGGGTTTTAACTCAGGTTGAATTGGATTCTTATGCCCTTGCTCTTGAAAGTGAAAAAGTGAATTTAAAAAATGCTGTGGATAATTATATGATACTATCAGATCAATTTGAATATGCTCTTACCAAAGACCTTTAA
- a CDS encoding TolC family protein: MNKIKILAAAVVLSFCTSTMAFAQGNTLDIDSLISNNIDSTYEVKNADISIQQAENSYNQAAKNASSYADQLNDDLDTYTKLTVMQGMSVAPRQAKFSIYKYTEEKEIVENKVKVDAYTQYTAVMNSKDALDLQQQKFDNSEQLYDSAKLKLNLGVVTEADVKQAEVSYYDAKASLNKAQRDYDLQIMKLNQIFDIDVYVKYDTPLKDKTEEAPYIRSYDDYVSDALENRGEIVIGQENINLKEFEYNVIKGVYPSKYETSNKIGQYNLDKAKDTLELDKLYITNDINKLYNDLQTKCKMIDSKKDALALAEKNYNTALVKYNVGVLSKIDFDSQKVNLKTAQNDLKSLQRDIWMAQFKLNTACGIGSDISKITY; the protein is encoded by the coding sequence ATGAATAAGATTAAAATACTTGCTGCTGCAGTTGTTCTGAGTTTTTGTACAAGTACTATGGCTTTTGCACAGGGAAATACCCTAGATATTGACAGTTTGATAAGTAACAATATTGACAGTACTTATGAAGTTAAAAATGCTGATATTTCAATACAACAGGCTGAAAATTCTTATAATCAGGCGGCCAAAAATGCCAGTAGCTATGCAGACCAGTTAAATGATGATTTAGATACGTACACTAAATTGACGGTTATGCAGGGTATGTCTGTTGCTCCGCGTCAGGCTAAATTTTCTATTTATAAATATACCGAGGAAAAAGAAATTGTTGAAAACAAAGTTAAAGTAGATGCTTATACACAGTATACAGCAGTTATGAACAGTAAAGATGCATTGGATTTACAGCAGCAAAAGTTTGATAATTCTGAACAGCTTTATGATAGTGCAAAGCTAAAATTGAATTTGGGAGTTGTGACAGAGGCAGATGTAAAACAGGCAGAGGTATCTTACTATGATGCAAAGGCCAGTCTTAACAAAGCACAAAGGGATTATGATCTTCAGATTATGAAGTTGAATCAAATATTTGATATAGATGTATATGTAAAATATGATACCCCTCTTAAAGATAAAACTGAAGAAGCACCTTATATAAGAAGTTATGATGATTATGTAAGTGATGCACTTGAAAATAGAGGGGAAATTGTAATAGGGCAGGAAAATATAAATTTAAAAGAATTTGAGTATAATGTCATAAAAGGAGTATATCCGTCCAAATATGAGACCAGTAATAAGATTGGACAGTATAATTTAGATAAAGCTAAGGATACCTTGGAGTTAGATAAGTTATACATAACTAATGATATAAATAAGCTTTATAATGATTTACAAACTAAATGTAAAATGATAGATTCTAAAAAAGATGCTCTTGCTCTGGCTGAAAAAAATTATAATACGGCACTGGTAAAGTACAATGTGGGGGTATTGAGCAAAATAGATTTTGATTCACAGAAGGTAAATCTTAAAACTGCTCAAAATGATTTAAAATCACTCCAGAGAGATATATGGATGGCACAGTTTAAATTAAATACTGCCTGCGGCATCGGAAGTGATATATCAAAAATTACATATTAA
- a CDS encoding cell wall-binding repeat-containing protein: MKKAIGFAMSIALMFCMSNIAYAKTTYNVTRFAGLDRYKTSLKISNNFQQGNLQNIILASGRDFPDALGGSVLSKKYNAPILLINTDLSENSDAIEYIKNHVDKSGTLYALGGTASISDEFLNYMKQSGYKNIIRLGGKNRFDTNKSVINSMKVEKGTPIVIANGWGFADALSISSVAASRGYPIFMTGDAYLPEETKSLISDINPSDVYIIGGQGSVKDGVINQLKSLVPSLKDNNIIRVDGQTRYETSLNICKYFNLDTDTVVLASGANFPDALSGSALASKLNASILLTDGNDISNQKSFMDEKKYEKVVILGGIGVIDLPVEYLLKSPSDVVESEKNYVNNLKTYCESYNDKNTNVSEQLNGTYNNIIDIISNLDSAASSYEMSQRLGELIESFEESISYLSDYKNELISLRDNVSNLSIPEGLETLNNQYLDSINTQIETTNKILDYMNNCNNIFTALKNAVDTSDLDKISEEANKLENLSSDMDTISNIENGNEGISSLYTRITTALNNLQQ; this comes from the coding sequence ATGAAAAAAGCAATAGGATTCGCTATGTCAATAGCTTTGATGTTTTGTATGTCCAATATTGCCTATGCCAAAACTACATACAATGTAACAAGATTTGCAGGTTTGGACAGATACAAAACTTCTTTAAAAATTTCAAACAACTTTCAACAGGGAAATTTGCAGAATATAATACTTGCCAGCGGAAGAGATTTTCCAGATGCACTGGGAGGAAGTGTTTTATCTAAAAAATATAATGCTCCCATACTCCTTATAAATACTGATTTAAGTGAAAATTCCGATGCCATAGAGTACATAAAAAATCATGTAGATAAGTCTGGAACGCTATACGCTTTGGGAGGCACTGCATCAATAAGTGACGAATTCCTAAACTACATGAAACAGTCAGGTTACAAAAATATTATAAGGCTTGGAGGAAAAAATAGATTTGACACCAACAAATCTGTAATAAATTCCATGAAAGTGGAAAAGGGAACTCCTATAGTTATTGCAAATGGATGGGGATTTGCAGATGCCCTAAGTATATCCAGTGTAGCTGCTTCAAGAGGATATCCTATATTTATGACAGGAGATGCTTATCTTCCAGAGGAGACCAAAAGCCTTATTTCAGATATCAACCCCAGTGATGTTTACATAATAGGTGGACAAGGTTCTGTAAAAGATGGAGTAATAAACCAGTTAAAATCTCTTGTACCATCTTTAAAAGACAACAACATAATAAGAGTAGATGGACAAACTAGGTATGAAACTTCCCTAAATATATGTAAATATTTTAACCTGGATACAGATACAGTAGTACTGGCCAGTGGTGCAAATTTTCCTGATGCATTATCTGGAAGTGCCCTAGCTTCTAAATTAAATGCCTCCATTCTTCTCACAGATGGCAATGACATATCCAACCAGAAAAGCTTTATGGATGAAAAGAAATATGAAAAGGTAGTAATCTTGGGAGGTATAGGCGTTATAGACTTGCCTGTGGAATACCTGTTGAAATCTCCATCAGATGTGGTTGAATCTGAAAAAAACTATGTAAACAATTTAAAAACTTATTGTGAATCATATAATGACAAAAATACAAATGTATCAGAACAATTAAATGGAACCTATAATAATATTATTGATATAATATCAAATTTGGATTCTGCCGCTAGCAGTTATGAAATGTCCCAAAGACTTGGAGAACTGATTGAATCATTTGAAGAAAGTATTTCCTATTTATCTGATTATAAAAATGAACTTATTTCACTTAGAGATAACGTATCGAATCTCTCCATACCAGAAGGATTGGAAACTCTAAACAACCAATATTTAGATAGTATAAATACTCAAATCGAAACTACAAATAAAATATTGGATTATATGAATAACTGCAATAATATATTTACTGCTCTTAAAAATGCAGTAGATACTTCAGACTTGGACAAAATAAGCGAAGAAGCAAACAAGCTTGAAAATTTATCCAGTGATATGGATACAATTTCAAATATAGAAAATGGAAATGAGGGTATAAGCAGCTTATATACCCGCATCACCACAGCCTTAAATAATTTACAACAGTGA
- a CDS encoding cell wall-binding repeat-containing protein, whose amino-acid sequence MNRSTIKAVSSIAVVSLILSASLPFTKVKAAVGQVTELSGADCYETAAVVAEKNWTTSTDVVLASGEGYADAISSTAISKQLKAPILLTKSNSLNSYAKSALEQLNPENIYIIGGTASISQSIRDELKNDGYNLIELGGKNRYETNLKVAQQLVKLGVDTGNMMLVSGEGFADSLSAAPIAAAKGQILLLGVNNTETMKSIVDFVKSNNSEVTVLSTENLINSEIYNELGAVSRISGGDNRFDTNLNILNQYDSDLKADKLYIANVSGDRYTDALIAASVAGINSSPLVLIGEDDDTSTSNALNYIRDKVTETTDLNLIEEEGVVSENTISDINAAASGSSVESATVASVTTNGLNQIKVVFNTDVDEDSAERAANYEISGSYLGSVSETQATATLQEDNRTVLITFSNAFQQNKEVTFTVKNAINTKDSTTVIDKYEKKITFSSVTVPTLDSVTAVGGNKLVVKFSEPIRMTDDELSSFKINRQNVTAFGLNTSDTEFRDQSLNGKWADGVELYFNSPLPIGTNTFTVPNGESGVKFDNAAGFPLSSTSKNFTVNYISGSPQVESVTSENSDTVYIEYNRPMDQQTALEPTNYKINDTTVNVDSSYVTFDKGSEDTIVKITKLENVLKSGSNTITISEDIEDTFGNYVTKTNMNFYVGGDTDKPTITSASIFDEETIRVKFNKDITRSYATDKGNYTILDSSGADITYKIDDIYAVTVDGNSKRTFNIKFEDGTLNGSKYTLKVENIIDTNAVPNIMDPYTVTLEGTDTEGVSVDEILRRSDNSHAVAMSFTKVMDPSSLESSSNYLFRDGNGDIRTLPTSAVITGSLDYKSVTIEFPSSFTIGTGSGGTSVYEMGVKNVKDASGNPLDLGSYMGQITIDSSDGPKIVSDTAKMTFEDNDIEVKVSLSSPLDILSLSDFKVAGNAPDSGYCSGNDVILMFKAGIKNNEKIDDIKDSGSSATVSVTNTNSVDWAGRNIRSGSTKVYIPPMTRSDLWSAEGSNGNTVTIVFNQDIDNDIKTSYKDDFIFKDSDGEELSPTGVTIDGRKVIYRFNNGTFEEGDKIYIYANSDSSEINVRSEKHDDSGYTLYVPSSEDLDGRTITAD is encoded by the coding sequence ATGAATAGAAGTACCATAAAAGCTGTAAGTAGTATAGCAGTGGTATCCCTGATTCTTTCAGCTTCACTGCCTTTTACCAAAGTTAAAGCGGCAGTAGGACAGGTTACAGAACTGTCTGGAGCAGATTGTTATGAAACTGCAGCTGTTGTTGCAGAAAAAAATTGGACTACCTCCACTGATGTAGTCTTAGCCTCAGGGGAAGGGTATGCAGATGCTATTAGCTCCACAGCAATTTCTAAGCAGTTAAAAGCACCTATACTTTTAACGAAGTCTAATTCTCTTAATTCCTATGCTAAATCCGCTCTTGAACAGTTAAATCCTGAAAATATATATATAATAGGAGGAACAGCTTCAATATCACAAAGCATAAGGGATGAGCTTAAAAATGATGGCTACAATTTAATTGAATTAGGTGGAAAAAATAGATATGAAACTAATCTTAAGGTAGCCCAGCAGCTTGTGAAGCTCGGTGTAGATACGGGTAACATGATGTTGGTTTCAGGAGAAGGTTTTGCAGATTCTCTTTCTGCGGCACCTATTGCTGCTGCAAAAGGACAAATACTTTTGCTTGGTGTAAATAATACGGAAACTATGAAGTCCATAGTAGATTTTGTGAAGAGTAATAATTCAGAAGTAACCGTACTCAGTACGGAAAATTTAATAAATAGTGAAATTTATAATGAACTAGGAGCTGTATCCAGAATATCTGGAGGAGACAATAGATTTGATACAAATTTAAATATATTAAATCAATACGATAGTGATTTAAAGGCTGATAAACTGTATATTGCAAATGTCAGTGGAGACAGGTATACAGATGCACTGATTGCTGCTTCTGTAGCAGGAATTAATTCTTCTCCATTAGTGCTTATTGGAGAAGATGATGATACGTCTACATCAAATGCACTGAATTACATAAGAGATAAAGTAACGGAAACTACAGACTTAAATCTTATAGAAGAAGAAGGAGTAGTTTCTGAAAATACCATTTCTGATATAAATGCAGCAGCTTCAGGAAGTAGTGTAGAAAGTGCCACTGTTGCCTCTGTAACTACCAATGGGCTTAATCAGATAAAAGTTGTATTTAATACCGATGTGGATGAAGATTCTGCAGAGAGAGCTGCAAATTATGAAATTAGTGGTAGTTATTTAGGGTCTGTTTCTGAAACCCAGGCAACGGCTACTCTTCAGGAAGATAATAGAACAGTTTTAATTACATTTTCTAATGCTTTTCAGCAGAACAAAGAGGTAACTTTTACAGTGAAAAATGCTATAAATACTAAAGACTCCACTACTGTTATAGATAAGTATGAAAAAAAGATTACTTTTTCATCTGTTACTGTACCTACTCTTGATTCGGTAACCGCGGTAGGGGGAAATAAACTTGTGGTTAAATTCTCAGAACCTATTAGGATGACCGATGATGAATTATCTTCATTTAAGATAAATAGGCAAAATGTAACTGCATTCGGATTAAATACATCAGATACTGAATTTAGAGATCAATCTCTAAATGGAAAGTGGGCAGATGGAGTGGAACTTTATTTTAATTCTCCTCTTCCGATAGGCACAAATACATTCACTGTACCAAATGGAGAATCAGGAGTTAAATTTGATAATGCGGCTGGGTTCCCTTTAAGCAGTACATCTAAGAATTTTACAGTAAACTATATATCAGGAAGTCCTCAGGTGGAAAGTGTAACCAGTGAAAATTCAGATACCGTCTATATAGAGTATAATAGACCTATGGATCAACAGACAGCTTTAGAACCTACAAATTATAAAATAAATGATACTACAGTAAATGTAGATTCTTCTTACGTAACTTTTGACAAGGGCTCAGAAGATACCATAGTTAAAATCACAAAATTAGAAAATGTACTTAAGTCAGGTTCAAATACAATTACCATAAGTGAAGACATAGAAGATACTTTTGGAAACTATGTTACTAAAACCAATATGAATTTCTATGTAGGTGGGGATACAGACAAGCCTACCATCACTTCTGCCAGTATATTTGATGAGGAAACCATAAGGGTTAAATTTAATAAGGATATAACAAGAAGTTATGCTACAGACAAGGGAAATTATACTATACTTGACTCCAGTGGTGCGGATATAACTTATAAAATTGATGATATATACGCAGTAACTGTGGATGGGAATAGTAAAAGAACCTTTAATATTAAATTTGAAGATGGCACCTTAAATGGTTCCAAATACACATTAAAAGTGGAAAACATTATTGATACAAATGCAGTTCCAAATATCATGGATCCTTATACTGTTACACTTGAAGGTACAGATACTGAAGGGGTAAGTGTAGATGAAATATTAAGAAGAAGTGATAACTCTCATGCTGTGGCTATGTCTTTTACAAAGGTCATGGATCCGTCTTCTTTAGAATCCTCCTCAAATTATCTTTTTAGGGATGGAAATGGAGATATAAGAACCCTCCCAACTAGTGCTGTAATTACTGGCAGTTTGGATTATAAGAGTGTAACCATAGAATTTCCGTCCAGTTTTACAATAGGAACTGGAAGTGGGGGTACAAGTGTTTATGAAATGGGAGTAAAAAATGTAAAAGATGCAAGTGGAAATCCATTGGATCTTGGATCCTATATGGGACAAATTACTATTGATTCCAGTGATGGGCCTAAAATTGTGTCAGATACTGCAAAAATGACTTTTGAGGATAATGATATAGAAGTAAAGGTTTCACTGTCTTCTCCTCTTGATATACTCAGTTTAAGCGATTTTAAAGTAGCCGGGAATGCTCCAGATAGCGGCTATTGCAGTGGAAATGATGTAATTCTTATGTTTAAAGCTGGAATTAAAAATAATGAAAAGATAGATGATATAAAAGATTCCGGGAGTAGTGCTACAGTTAGTGTTACAAATACCAATTCTGTGGATTGGGCAGGGCGTAATATAAGATCTGGTTCTACAAAAGTATATATTCCACCTATGACCAGATCGGATTTATGGTCAGCTGAAGGCTCAAATGGGAATACTGTGACTATAGTATTCAATCAGGATATTGATAATGACATAAAAACTTCTTATAAGGATGATTTTATATTTAAAGATAGTGATGGAGAAGAATTATCTCCTACCGGAGTAACTATAGATGGAAGAAAAGTTATCTACAGGTTCAATAATGGAACTTTCGAAGAGGGAGATAAAATTTATATTTATGCCAATAGTGACAGTTCTGAAATCAACGTAAGAAGTGAAAAACATGATGACTCGGGATATACACTTTATGTTCCGTCTAGTGAAGATTTAGATGGAAGAACTATAACTGCCGATTAG